The following are from one region of the Noviherbaspirillum sedimenti genome:
- a CDS encoding mannose-1-phosphate guanylyltransferase/mannose-6-phosphate isomerase → MNNITPIILCGGSGTRLWPLSRAGFPKQFLVLSGTNSLFQQAIERVNGLAGSDIKVGETLVVTNEEHRFLALDQLRELKSVDARLLLEPVGRNTAPALTLAALQATANGEDPILVVTPADQTVIDSQAFTAALQDSVRTAASGAIVILGITPDRPETGYGYIKHKSEPGQHGEHAVVQFVEKPDLVTAQGYVDSGEYAWNSGIFVLKASVWLKALRHFCPDIAAATEKAWEGKAADTAFVRPDKTMFAQIPGESIDYAVMEQCPGSAFPIRMVSLAAGWNDLGAWDAVWNVSPKDGAGNTHLGDVLATDSRNTLVHATSRLVSLVGVDNLVVIETPDAVLVADKSRCQDVKHIVTELNQQQREEHTLHRKVHRPWGWYDSIDEAERFKVKRIQVKPQASLSLQMHYHRAEHWIVVKGTAEITCGDKTIVLSENQSTYIPLGETHRLSNPGTIPLEIIEVQSGSYLGEDDIVRFSDTYGRKT, encoded by the coding sequence ATGAACAACATTACTCCCATTATCTTGTGTGGCGGTTCAGGTACGCGGCTGTGGCCATTGTCCCGCGCGGGCTTTCCTAAACAATTCCTTGTGCTATCGGGCACCAACAGCTTATTTCAGCAGGCGATCGAGCGCGTCAACGGACTTGCGGGGAGCGATATCAAGGTCGGCGAAACGCTGGTGGTCACGAACGAAGAGCATCGATTTCTGGCGCTGGATCAACTAAGGGAGTTGAAATCCGTTGACGCCAGATTATTGCTGGAACCTGTTGGCCGAAATACCGCCCCTGCCTTGACGCTGGCCGCCCTGCAAGCCACAGCGAATGGCGAAGATCCTATACTGGTAGTCACTCCAGCGGATCAGACGGTGATCGATAGCCAGGCATTCACAGCAGCCTTGCAAGACAGTGTACGAACTGCGGCCTCGGGTGCCATCGTCATCCTTGGCATTACGCCGGATCGGCCGGAAACCGGCTATGGCTACATCAAGCACAAGAGCGAACCAGGGCAACACGGCGAACATGCTGTCGTCCAGTTCGTTGAAAAGCCAGATCTGGTCACCGCACAAGGCTATGTGGATAGTGGCGAGTATGCATGGAATAGTGGCATATTCGTGCTCAAAGCCAGCGTCTGGCTGAAAGCGTTACGACATTTTTGTCCTGATATCGCTGCCGCAACTGAAAAGGCCTGGGAGGGCAAGGCCGCCGATACCGCATTTGTCCGCCCAGATAAAACGATGTTCGCGCAAATTCCCGGCGAATCGATCGACTATGCCGTGATGGAACAGTGCCCCGGCAGTGCATTCCCGATCAGGATGGTGTCGCTCGCCGCAGGCTGGAACGACTTGGGGGCTTGGGATGCGGTGTGGAACGTGTCGCCCAAGGATGGAGCCGGCAATACCCACCTGGGCGACGTGCTTGCCACTGACAGTCGCAACACCCTGGTGCATGCGACCAGCCGGCTGGTGAGCCTGGTAGGTGTCGATAATCTGGTCGTTATTGAGACCCCGGATGCTGTCCTTGTTGCTGACAAGTCCCGCTGCCAGGATGTCAAGCATATCGTCACGGAACTGAATCAACAGCAGCGCGAAGAGCACACCCTGCACCGTAAGGTTCATCGCCCCTGGGGTTGGTATGACAGCATCGACGAAGCAGAGCGTTTCAAGGTCAAGCGTATCCAGGTGAAACCGCAAGCCAGCCTCAGCCTTCAAATGCACTACCATCGAGCAGAGCACTGGATCGTGGTGAAAGGGACGGCAGAAATTACCTGTGGAGACAAAACAATTGTGTTGTCTGAAAACCAGTCCACTTATATTCCCTTGGGGGAAACTCACCGTCTATCAAATCCAGGGACAATTCCGTTGGAAATCATCGAAGTGCAATCGGGCAGTTATTTGGGAGAGGATGATATTGTTCGATTTTCAGACACTTATGGGCGAAAAACGTGA
- a CDS encoding acyltransferase, protein MYFDLNVLATNCYSGRTYYFIYSIMWRYYIKICRKLHYFVIRAAPRLRAILVRSILGVNATAIGEKTKFRGLEFIHLGHNFRIGDFCWIEAITEYADQHYSPKLSIGNDVCVSDLTHISCLEYIEIGDGCLLGSKIYIGDHSHGPTHNLNSDDLSTYPSRRPLANPSAIHIGAGCWLGDGVVILGGTRLAAGCIVGANSVVRLICDRPAVVAGVPATIIRYLD, encoded by the coding sequence ATGTATTTTGATCTGAACGTATTGGCTACAAATTGCTATAGCGGGCGAACGTATTATTTTATTTATTCCATAATGTGGCGTTACTACATAAAGATTTGCCGGAAATTACACTATTTTGTTATTCGGGCAGCCCCACGTTTGAGGGCAATATTGGTGCGAAGCATACTTGGCGTCAATGCGACGGCAATTGGTGAGAAGACAAAATTCCGTGGCTTAGAATTCATCCATCTTGGGCACAATTTTCGTATTGGCGATTTTTGTTGGATCGAAGCGATCACCGAATATGCGGACCAACATTATTCTCCAAAGTTATCAATAGGTAATGATGTGTGTGTCAGTGATCTGACTCACATATCATGCCTTGAATACATTGAAATTGGGGATGGATGTCTGTTGGGAAGCAAAATTTATATTGGAGACCACAGCCATGGGCCGACACACAACCTTAATTCCGACGATCTAAGTACTTACCCGAGTCGTCGACCGTTGGCAAACCCAAGTGCTATTCATATCGGTGCGGGATGTTGGCTTGGTGATGGCGTGGTAATTTTGGGGGGCACACGCTTAGCTGCGGGTTGCATAGTCGGAGCGAACAGTGTGGTTCGATTGATTTGTGATCGTCCTGCAGTCGTGGCCGGAGTTCCGGCAACAATTATTCGATATTTAGATTAA
- a CDS encoding SLBB domain-containing protein: MNKNSLPIKPLVKFLCAACVLGTLSSSGWAQSGGRGATGGMEMTSGGGLPTITNRADQRQLASQVQTRPAKATGSTKDSFEAYVETVTGGRLAIYGKDLFGDVPTTFAPIDAVQVNPDYVIGTGDELQIRGWGMVEIDVTATVDRSGAIYIPQVGAVKVAGVKYRDLQDHLKKAIGKIFSNFELTASIAQTRALQIYVVGHAVRPGTYTLSAMSTLLNALFVSGGPDASGSMRNIQVKRGAETVTTFDLYDMLSKGDKSRDISLRDGDVIYIPEVGPLVALTGNVKKPGIFELKGTSSVADLLALAGGVDSSADQKQIIVEKNVDNQYQTVAKLLADKSASGRLATIPVRPTDILRVFSPAAVPVQVQIQNEYVRVAGEVKQSGVFPIKKGETLRELIARLGGATENGYVYATQLKRESVRRIQQAKLDEVATRFERELESVATQRLAGTTDKDNVATISAEIERQRRLAQQLRAVKAEGRIVLELPDGEAQVKHLPDLALQDGDSIYIPRKPGTVDVLGSVFQQNAFIHKPRRSVSDYLTLAGGPTASGDTSEMYVIRADGTAQGSNDSWFSGVGGAAVNPGDTIVVPEKIDRTSWRQSLKEWTAIFFQFGLGAAGLKVLKD; encoded by the coding sequence ATGAACAAGAACAGCTTACCAATCAAGCCGCTAGTGAAATTCCTGTGCGCTGCCTGCGTGCTGGGGACACTCTCTTCATCTGGATGGGCGCAGAGTGGCGGCAGAGGCGCCACGGGCGGCATGGAAATGACCAGCGGCGGTGGTTTGCCAACCATTACGAATCGCGCCGACCAGCGTCAGCTGGCGAGCCAGGTGCAGACCCGGCCGGCCAAAGCCACGGGCAGCACAAAAGATTCCTTTGAAGCTTATGTGGAAACAGTCACCGGCGGCCGCCTGGCGATTTATGGCAAGGATTTGTTTGGCGATGTGCCAACCACCTTCGCCCCCATCGATGCTGTGCAAGTGAACCCGGATTACGTCATCGGCACCGGCGACGAATTGCAAATCCGTGGCTGGGGCATGGTCGAGATCGACGTCACCGCAACCGTCGATCGCAGCGGTGCCATCTATATCCCGCAAGTTGGTGCGGTCAAGGTGGCTGGCGTTAAATACCGCGATTTGCAAGACCACCTCAAGAAAGCGATTGGCAAGATTTTTAGCAATTTTGAGTTGACCGCAAGCATTGCGCAAACACGCGCGCTGCAAATTTATGTGGTGGGTCATGCGGTGCGACCGGGCACTTATACCCTGAGCGCCATGAGCACATTGCTCAACGCGCTCTTCGTATCGGGCGGTCCGGACGCTTCCGGCTCCATGCGTAATATCCAGGTCAAGCGCGGCGCCGAGACGGTGACTACCTTCGACTTGTATGACATGCTGTCCAAGGGCGACAAGAGTCGCGACATCAGCCTGCGCGACGGCGACGTGATTTATATTCCGGAAGTCGGGCCGCTGGTGGCGCTGACCGGTAACGTGAAAAAGCCAGGGATTTTCGAGTTGAAGGGGACGTCTTCCGTTGCCGACCTGCTGGCGCTTGCCGGCGGTGTGGACTCGTCCGCAGACCAAAAGCAAATCATCGTCGAAAAGAACGTCGATAACCAATATCAGACCGTAGCTAAGCTGTTGGCCGACAAGTCCGCGAGCGGCCGTCTGGCAACCATCCCCGTGCGGCCCACCGATATTTTGCGCGTGTTCTCTCCCGCAGCAGTGCCGGTCCAGGTGCAAATCCAGAATGAGTACGTGCGGGTTGCAGGTGAGGTCAAGCAAAGCGGCGTGTTTCCGATCAAGAAAGGCGAGACGCTGAGAGAGTTGATTGCCCGACTGGGCGGAGCAACGGAAAACGGCTATGTGTACGCCACCCAGCTGAAACGTGAGTCGGTACGGCGCATCCAGCAAGCCAAGCTGGATGAAGTGGCGACACGCTTTGAACGCGAACTGGAAAGCGTCGCTACGCAGCGCCTGGCCGGCACCACAGACAAGGACAATGTCGCGACAATTTCAGCGGAGATCGAGCGTCAAAGGCGCCTTGCCCAGCAGCTTCGTGCAGTAAAGGCTGAAGGTCGAATCGTGCTGGAGCTGCCGGATGGCGAGGCGCAGGTAAAGCATTTGCCTGACTTGGCTCTACAGGATGGCGATAGTATTTATATTCCCCGCAAACCTGGCACCGTGGATGTGCTGGGCTCGGTATTCCAGCAAAATGCTTTTATCCACAAGCCGCGCCGCAGCGTCAGTGATTACCTTACATTGGCGGGCGGCCCAACTGCGTCCGGAGACACTTCGGAAATGTATGTAATCCGTGCAGATGGCACGGCGCAGGGCAGTAATGACAGCTGGTTTAGTGGCGTGGGCGGTGCAGCGGTTAATCCTGGTGACACCATCGTGGTGCCGGAAAAAATCGATCGTACATCGTGGCGACAAAGCCTGAAAGAATGGACTGCGATTTTCTTCCAGTTCGGTCTGGGGGCGGCAGGGCTGAAGGTCTTGAAGGATTAA
- a CDS encoding GumC family protein, translating into MNQQLDSKSDRQEIREDEQDEIHFLDLLIVLLRHKKLVFGMPILFGVLALSVSTLIAPKFTSTATIMPPQQQSSGMAAMLGQLGGLAGVAGIGGIKNPNDLYVGILGSRTIADNLIKEFKLQDRYESKVIDDARKALAGVSQIGAGKKDGLISISIEDKDPRFAAELANAYVAELIKLTQTMAISEASQRRLFFERQLKETKNQLANAEVALRTTQEKTGMIQPEGQVQAIIASIAQIKGTIAAKEVQLNAMRTFATGQNPELLRTQEELRALQMQLLKLEKNQPSKDGDFMVPTGKIPAVGVEYVRSLREVKYYETMFELLAKQYELARIDEAKDSSMIQLLDKAVPAERKSKPKRAVITLLGVVAGGILGILLAFACEAYRRSRQDPETSNRWQELSETWKFNNKTIGNSKS; encoded by the coding sequence ATGAATCAGCAACTGGATAGCAAAAGCGACCGTCAGGAAATCAGGGAAGACGAGCAAGATGAAATTCATTTTCTCGATCTGTTGATCGTCCTGCTTCGCCATAAAAAGCTAGTGTTCGGCATGCCGATCCTGTTCGGCGTGCTGGCGCTGAGCGTCAGCACGCTGATAGCGCCAAAATTCACCAGTACGGCGACGATCATGCCGCCGCAGCAGCAAAGCTCCGGCATGGCTGCCATGCTTGGGCAACTCGGTGGCCTGGCCGGGGTGGCTGGTATTGGCGGCATCAAAAATCCGAACGACCTTTATGTGGGGATATTGGGAAGTCGCACGATTGCCGACAATCTGATCAAGGAGTTCAAGCTGCAGGATCGATATGAAAGCAAGGTTATCGATGATGCGCGCAAGGCCTTGGCCGGTGTCAGTCAAATTGGAGCGGGCAAGAAAGATGGTTTGATCTCCATCAGCATCGAGGACAAGGACCCCAGGTTTGCCGCTGAACTGGCGAACGCCTATGTCGCTGAACTGATTAAGCTGACCCAGACTATGGCGATTTCAGAAGCATCGCAGAGGCGTCTCTTTTTTGAGCGCCAGTTGAAAGAGACTAAAAACCAGCTGGCCAATGCAGAAGTGGCCTTGCGTACCACTCAGGAAAAAACCGGCATGATCCAGCCCGAAGGCCAGGTGCAGGCCATCATTGCCAGCATCGCCCAGATCAAGGGCACGATCGCCGCGAAAGAAGTCCAGCTGAATGCCATGCGTACCTTCGCAACCGGGCAAAATCCGGAGCTGTTACGCACGCAGGAGGAGCTCAGGGCCCTCCAGATGCAACTGCTCAAGTTGGAAAAGAACCAGCCCTCCAAAGATGGCGATTTCATGGTGCCAACCGGGAAAATCCCAGCGGTCGGCGTCGAGTATGTCCGCAGTCTGCGTGAAGTAAAGTATTACGAAACCATGTTCGAACTACTGGCGAAGCAATATGAGTTGGCCAGGATCGATGAAGCCAAAGACTCGTCCATGATCCAGTTGCTGGACAAGGCCGTTCCCGCTGAAAGAAAATCGAAGCCAAAGCGGGCGGTCATTACGCTGCTTGGCGTGGTGGCTGGTGGCATACTTGGCATACTGCTGGCATTTGCGTGCGAAGCTTACCGACGCTCCCGTCAAGACCCCGAAACTAGCAATCGTTGGCAAGAGTTGTCGGAAACATGGAAATTCAATAACAAAACCATTGGCAATTCGAAGTCATAA